AACTGATCGATGAAATCTCAAAGATGCTTGGAAAGCACAATCTTCAAGTAAGAGGGCATCGTCTCACTGAGGTATCATGTACAATGAACCAACTAGACCAAGTGCAATCGGCTATCATCAAAGCCGTTGCATTATCTGACACCTCTCACACCAGCTTCTTGGCCATCGAGCGCGGAATATTTATCAAGAATATTCCTTACCTGACGGAAGAAACACAGCAACTTCGAGACGAGCTCAAGAAACACCTTGAAATAGAAGGCACCAGTCAGCTCCAGACATTGTTATGCCCAATCAAAGGAAATGCAAGTGAAGCTATTGCTATATTCAAAACATCTGAAGGTAAAAGGTTTTTACAAATAAATGAAGTTAAGAAACATTTTGTGCTAACCAGAATCACAAAATGATACAGGGCAAAATGAATTGCACTTATTAATAATTCATAAGCAAGGTGGCAATATGATGCACTGGTGGCAATAAGAGCAACAGAAATGAATTGATTCAACTTTATATCAAGTTTTGAGTTATTTAAGATGACGTTATTTTCTTATGATATGGATACAATGGTAATACATTCTTAATTTTAGATCGTGAGTTGTACCTAAGGCGAAGTGATAAGTCCTTTTTTGGAGAACAGCTTGACGTTGTCAAATTACCTGCGGTAAGTTGGCAGATAAGTATTACATTATTTCATTGTTTAATAGCAAATCAAATATAAGACAACTTAGTTTTTAAACCGTTTTGCAACATATCCATGTCCATGTTAAAAGCAGCTGCGAGCTTCTCGCACTTAACAAgaaatttaaattataattatggAAACTTACGAcggaatattttaaacaaatctcGAAATGGTTTAAAGAAATGCAATTtagagaaatgaaaaaagaagaagaaaattctCATTTACCTTTAATGGTACAATCAAAtccccagcaaaaacaaaaagttttacagaaaacgttcaaCTGTTGGGTGTAAAAGtgtatacaaagggtataaaacattttaataagattttaaaacatttttctacACATTctgcataatgttatttaaatgtttataaaatatttttcaaacattttggccaacaaatattttgcaataacactttaataacattttaaaaatattgttgtagttttgtcatatgaaacttgtttaaaatgttttcatgaccttcatatatccgacatttaattgttattaaaacgttttgacaaaACACGTTAtaacacgttttgtgtttgatggtcAAGTTTTACATATTGTTTGTAGGTTTTCAACCGCATCAACGCTTGTCTGGAAGATTTCTTTACCAAAATCATAAAACATCTCGGAATTCAGTCACTCCGTTCAAAGCTGCAATCGACTTGTGGACAAGATCTGGTGGTCACTAGCACTGTTTTTACTGGAAATGCTCAACATCTACGAGTTGCATCGACGACGGTTTTAGAAATTATTGGTTTGTCCGAAGCAAATCAAATTTTTTCATCTTCCTTTGACAGCACAGTAGTAGTAGTTTCTCCTCAACCAGAAATAACAAGTAAGTTGAAATTGAACATCTAAAACGTTTAGTCAAATTTAATGTTGATGCGGGAGTCTTACTTTTTTGTAAGACATTCTTGTTGAAATTCACGATTTCGGATTCCGATTCCTTTCATAAACGGCTATTGCCGAATCATTCCGAGTCTTTCATTAGGAACAATAGAAATGCAatcttgaccaatcacagttcaggATTTGTATGGGCTGATGCGGGCGAACTTCAGATAAATTCTGTAGCGCGTGCTCAGGGAGTTCACTCTATCTCAGACCACAGACACATCAACATGGGGTTGTTACACGGAGCTTTTGCTCTGGTTGTTTTATCATTTCTGTTCTCCGGAGTTTATATTACAAATTATCTTTATGTTATCTGCACCAGTAAGAAGAAGTAAATTCATCACCAAACCAATTCCTGTTGTTGccagaacttttatttaaaccaGTGGCCTACCGTATCAGCCATGTTTacaatggtggcagcggtgggatataGTGATATAGTAATTGTTTTGCAAGAGAAGCGTGTTTGTGTTgtgattttttaacattttttaaacgttttgaatgaaaaaaatactaaaacaacatttttaaaatgttgacataatgttattgtaaaatatattttgtcaaaaaaaaaattgttaacatCTTTTCTTAGAGTGACAAACAcatataaattttaattttaattcaaatGACAAATGTTGATATTTATTTGACCAGCGGTCACACGTCTTTCACATCGTAAATAAATGCAGTTATTTGCAAATGCATCACCACTCTccgtttcatttaattcattttaatctaATCAACTTCTTCGTTGTCCCCACCTCTCCCTCTTTCCTCCTTTACCTAACTTCACTCTTCTCCCGCTTTCCTCTCATCCTCTATCCCTCAAGTTTATCTGCCCTCTGGCTCTGGTACTTCTTCCACATCAGCGGCAAACAAATATGTTTCATTATGGCGTAACTCTCCCTCTTTCCCGTACCTCACATCCCCCTTCTCTCTCCCGCTTTCCTCTTATCGTTTTCCCTCTTTTATCTGTCCCTGACTGTGGTACTTCTTCCCCATCACCTGCTAACAATATGTTTCATTATGGCACAATAATGCAGACCATCCGCGTAAATACGCGCAAAAACCAATGCAATCCGTAGTCATCGCGTAAATACACgcgcaaacattaatgttttaggcATATGCGATAATTTAGTAACTATGAAGTACTATTTTTTGTACTATTTTTTGGACCCTGGATATAAGGTGTATTATTAGCATTGCAAGCATTGCAAGAATGCAATTTGCAAAAGCATTACCACCCTCCGTAATTTATTATACAATTGCATCGTCAATTATCATGCTGTCACGGTATTTTGCCCCTAAAAGGTTTTGCACAAACGGACGCATCTACTGTCAAAGGTTCATCTGGAAACAATCCAGCGGAATTAGATCAAGCCGGGCCGAGTCAAATGAAAACTCGACAAATTACTTGTGGAAGGTGTTATGGTGACACTGGACTTAAACATCTAGAAGGTTGTAATCACACTTTCTGTGAAAAATGCACCGTTGACTATGTCTCTCCAAACTCAAGATGTTTGACCTGCAACGCACTCTACTGTGTTGTGTCAGGACGTATGATGAAAAGCACGATGACGTATTACATTCGCACTAACCTTTCAGTGTCGGGGGGAAAATTTGACGGAGCCATTGTCATCGACTACAACTTTCCTGATGGTATTGTAAGGGTACGTAATTTTTAGTAACAAAACAATAACCAAATACCACTAGTATAATTCATGCTACAAAATTCCAGAAAGTTTTGCTCTTCATATAGGGTGCTACAAAATTTCACCATGGACTATAGAAATCTACAGTCAATGATGCCACCCATGTCACAGTatctacagggtggtccaaaatgGAACTTTTCACACACTTCAATATTTCCAAGGTATCATGTTATATGTAAGATCATAAAATGTTCATAAAGTGTGTCTTTCGCAGAAtatgtggtgtaaaaattatGTTAAAAGAAGATGAAGTAAAGAAATGGTGTCAGTGCAGCGagtcaaaattaattttgcccACGCACAAGTCTATTAGATGTACTCAAATGATTGACGGGTGATTTGGTTTAGAACTGTGCAATGTAAATCGATGTTAAAAACATACCTTTGGACCAATGTTACTTTTACAGTACCTTAAAAGTAACTTCATGCATCATTAAGTTTGGTTGCATGTCCCCATAAAGCATTCAAGATTGCGTGCATACCAGTCGCCCTCTAGTCTTATTGCAATTCATAAATGCATATTTCAGTCTTggcttttgacaaatttcaagTTCtggagtttcaaaatacacctaTGAATCATtgaatttttcaattgaattgatattttttatatcatGCATACCAAGTAAGAATTTACGATTTCAGTGTCAATATATATGCGGCGCAGATTACATAAATTATCCCATAGACTTACATGTGTACAACTTTTGACTCTGCACTAAAACTggtgccatttttttttcaacttctttTTACATCCATTTTTTGGCCCCAATCATTGTTAGAAAGATATACAAAGCATATGTAATGACATCttcaaatttatttatctatGTGTTTGATAAAGTGTAAGCTATTTTTGACCACTCTGTATTTTACGTAGACGTTTTACTGGATCAACCACACGATTaagaacaatatatatatatttttaaagttgCACATCGCAAGATCTATATTACCTTGGCAAGATGGCATAAGTTTAGAACCTCAACATTGTATTGATACTGAGATTTCTATGAGATTATGTACCACTGTGAATCATTTTGAGATGATATATCAAAGAAATTAAACAAGGGATACACCGTGTAGATTAATTCTTTTGAAAGAATTGACGCCGCCAATTAACTGTGTTCTTTTTATAATATTAAATCACGTATTATATTTATGACCTTTTATTGAAGTACCAGAAATTGAAACGTGAAATGCAATATAAAGGAAACACGTTCACAGCTTATCTCCCCAACTCGGCAGAAGGGATAGAAGTAGTATGGCTGCTACGAAACGCTTTCATCAGGGGCAAAAGCTTCAAGATTGACTATTTACATAGTGGTTTGAAGTTGGAAGTGATGTGGTCAGGTCAGATTACGCACAAATACAGCTGTGAAGGTGGCATGTAAGTCAACTTGTTTGATTTTTGCGTTTTCCATTTGAAATGTTATCTCTATGGTTATAATGTGACTTGgttcaaaaataaattttgatcgGCTGCGGTAGGTAATATACTAAACTCCTCAACTAAAGTTTGGAAAAGTCTTTCAAGCATTTATATCtcggattatttgtgacatgttcatattatGGCTAATTTATTCCCCTGTGCAATGACACTTGATTTGAAACAATAACCGTCTTGTGAATGCAGTGGCGtctcaaattgaccattattctgtgcagcaaaaACTGCAATCCAATATCTTAGCAATCTTGGACCTAATGCAATCTTCATGACAAAGCCcgcccccacagagccagggtaatcaacgactacctacagaatatgggagtagagagaatgaaatggcctgccatcagcccaggcCTCAACCCGATAGAACACTTATGtgaccagcttggtcgtgttgtgcgtgctgtgcgtgccatagtagccaatgcaaccacattgaatgacctgctacgaatcctggttgaagaatgaaaTGCCAAGGGAAAGCCatcccacagcaacgtgtgaccaggttGGTGAGCAGCATGAAGAGGAGCCAGGCTGTTGTGGCTGTGTATGGTTTTTCCACCCACATAATAGTGACTTTTTtttagcacagaataatggtcaatttggcgcattctgtttgaaatcccactacattcacaagccAAGTATtcagccgtgaaaaaggtgattgtatCAAATGTGATGTCATTGTAAAGTGGAATAAATTAGCtgttcattgatatgcaacacgatataaaCATATcgcaaataatctgagatatagatgctttgAAAAAACccttgttgaggagtttatgacATTTCATTATAATTTGACATTCAATGATTTGTGCATTGTTATTTCTCGCGAAATAAACGTGATTGCAATATCTGAGGTTGTAAGATCTGTCTCAAATAAAAAGGGCACGGGAGACACGGCATTATTTAAAGggtcattcagtgatcccagcgaacgtgtacaaaaattaaaattgagtaCAAGTTACTATTATACGTTCCACAACTATTTGGAGTAACCTTCATTATCTATTTCGGTCGAGGTCTAAAAgccctttaaccttttcccaaacACTCCAATATGTAATGGAATCTATTATAAAAAGGCATGGATAAGTCATGGATTTTCAAAatggaaatttggcaaaaaacgaggaaATTCAAATACATGGAGATAATCTTTTTACTTTACTACATGACTTTCGGCTcaaccacttgcaggctatgttagcacatctatgctactaacaaaggtgcaagaaactgaattttgat
The Amphiura filiformis chromosome 3, Afil_fr2py, whole genome shotgun sequence DNA segment above includes these coding regions:
- the LOC140148087 gene encoding uncharacterized protein; this translates as MMATKASLTCSICLRRFRKPRTLPCLHSYCEDCLIEYAPSGTPILMCPLCQEKIKIPNGDVREFKLDFRLQSMVEDAHRFEREAGIVSEVQVCNCCKDEGEAIAKCEMCKQILCKFGLKAHENLAGLRDHVVKSLTDSDILTSGDLLENQTGQVMANPESIDQNEEEEEEEVPKEKRAILISNLPRLQYSPQRIRDILTIHFQKKRNGGGDVDRVLYPLGGCPRHAIVIFTHRRTCDSAVKFDQLIGDFQAKLLIEPFPQPYKTVVAQLNAFYWNLVPRLTTTKLIDEISKMLGKHNLQVRGHRLTEVSCTMNQLDQVQSAIIKAVALSDTSHTSFLAIERGIFIKNIPYLTEETQQLRDELKKHLEIEGTSQLQTLLCPIKGNASEAIAIFKTSEDRELYLRRSDKSFFGEQLDVVKLPAVFNRINACLEDFFTKIIKHLGIQSLRSKLQSTCGQDLVVTSTVFTGNAQHLRVASTTVLEIIGLSEANQIFSSSFDSTVVVVSPQPEITSFAQTDASTVKGSSGNNPAELDQAGPSQMKTRQITCGRCYGDTGLKHLEGCNHTFCEKCTVDYVSPNSRCLTCNALYCVVSGRMMKSTMTYYIRTNLSVSGGKFDGAIVIDYNFPDGIVRYQKLKREMQYKGNTFTAYLPNSAEGIEVVWLLRNAFIRGKSFKIDYLHSGLKLEVMWSGQITHKYSCEGGIVANGYPDPGYLTRVKDELRKCGIVSSLSNESV